One genomic segment of candidate division KSB1 bacterium includes these proteins:
- a CDS encoding helix-turn-helix transcriptional regulator, whose amino-acid sequence MDEKREVRVEVGTGDAGLDGRPLPRPKRPFVRAKNLLKVRRWEAGLKQYELAYMLGCSAPYLSMVENNRVEPTEEFKRRAASIFEVPVSELFPGDDEE is encoded by the coding sequence ATGGACGAGAAACGAGAAGTGCGGGTTGAGGTTGGGACGGGAGACGCTGGCCTTGACGGGCGTCCGCTGCCACGTCCAAAGCGGCCCTTTGTCCGCGCCAAAAACCTGCTCAAAGTGAGACGTTGGGAGGCTGGCCTCAAGCAGTACGAGCTGGCGTACATGCTCGGGTGTAGCGCCCCCTATCTGTCGATGGTGGAGAACAATCGCGTGGAGCCCACGGAGGAGTTCAAGCGCCGGGCGGCCAGCATATTCGAAGTGCCCGTCTCAGAGCTCTTCCCAGGGGATGATGAAGAATGA
- a CDS encoding polysaccharide export protein produces the protein MKQFSLRHSAWCGGVLVALVAMAGCAVRPRAGTESAAAPRAAGGDVYVAQQKAPAPAEEERHYRLGYGDVLDIRFFNNEEFNVEVTVRPDGCISLQRIGDIKVTDMTPMELARLISEKYAEILLQPEVTVTVKQFGGNTVYVLGEVRNPGSYVVQRNMTLLRAIATAGGPTSEANLSSVMLIRVLDEKRVSAIRSDLTQALARKDTSPDVEVRAYDIVYVPKTFIGNIRTFMTQVYDTVIPPLDLYARSVFWSRAWK, from the coding sequence ATGAAGCAATTCTCATTGAGGCACTCTGCATGGTGTGGCGGGGTGCTGGTAGCCCTGGTCGCCATGGCGGGGTGTGCCGTGCGGCCGCGGGCAGGCACAGAGTCGGCTGCTGCGCCGCGAGCCGCAGGCGGCGATGTGTACGTGGCGCAGCAGAAAGCGCCCGCCCCAGCCGAAGAAGAGAGGCATTACCGCCTCGGCTACGGGGACGTCCTCGACATCAGGTTTTTCAATAACGAGGAATTCAACGTCGAGGTCACGGTCCGGCCTGACGGGTGCATCAGCCTGCAGCGCATCGGCGACATCAAGGTCACCGACATGACCCCTATGGAGCTGGCGCGGCTGATTAGCGAGAAGTACGCGGAAATCTTGCTCCAGCCAGAGGTCACCGTGACCGTCAAGCAGTTCGGGGGCAACACGGTGTACGTGCTGGGTGAAGTGCGCAACCCGGGCAGCTATGTGGTGCAGCGCAACATGACGTTGCTGCGCGCCATCGCCACTGCAGGCGGGCCGACCAGCGAGGCGAATCTGAGCAGCGTGATGCTCATCCGAGTGCTGGACGAAAAGCGCGTCTCCGCCATCCGCTCGGACTTGACGCAGGCCCTCGCCCGCAAAGACACCAGTCCCGACGTCGAGGTCAGGGCTTACGACATCGTCTACGTGCCCAAGACCTTCATCGGCAACATTCGCACGTTCATGACCCAGGTCTACGACACGGTGATACCGCCGCTGGACCTCTATGCGCGCTCGGTATTCTGGTCGCGGGCGTGGAAGTGA
- a CDS encoding T9SS type A sorting domain-containing protein, producing MCGRGVFCAVVGMLCLVLASAQARAGTVDVSCISGVQDELGNWLQGSAFDGYGDLIQIIYAGPDQLNNMPDENGNPTGDDVLIGTTFAGAGFPFNPHEGKFTTQLTHELLVNGAVIYCRAWNDSSVATATNYGDSQLAMLELEGDFGSVDFPTWSTQDAVVAVELIAFEATRVNGGVKLVWVTQSETDNRGFELRRATAEQGPFARITSQLIPGAGSSTERHEYSYHDHTAAPDTAYYYLLADIDYAGRVRLHGPILAPVAAVPEKVSLAQNYPNPFNPATWIRFEVREAGSVSLKIFNIKGQLVRTLVQGYLEVGRHEVRWDATDDLGNRVPSGIYVYTLEAEGVKLTQTMQLLK from the coding sequence ATGTGTGGAAGAGGAGTCTTCTGCGCAGTGGTTGGGATGCTGTGCCTGGTGCTCGCAAGTGCCCAGGCAAGAGCTGGTACCGTGGATGTCAGTTGCATCAGCGGGGTGCAGGACGAGCTCGGCAACTGGCTGCAGGGTTCAGCCTTTGACGGCTACGGCGACCTGATTCAGATTATCTACGCCGGGCCCGATCAGCTGAACAACATGCCGGACGAAAACGGCAATCCCACCGGAGACGATGTGCTCATCGGGACGACCTTCGCTGGGGCAGGATTTCCTTTCAATCCCCACGAAGGCAAATTCACCACGCAGCTCACCCACGAGCTGCTGGTAAACGGGGCGGTCATCTATTGCCGCGCCTGGAACGATTCCAGCGTGGCCACGGCCACCAACTACGGGGACTCGCAGCTCGCCATGCTGGAACTTGAGGGCGATTTCGGCAGCGTGGACTTCCCCACCTGGTCGACTCAGGATGCGGTGGTGGCCGTGGAGCTGATTGCCTTCGAGGCCACTCGGGTCAACGGCGGCGTGAAGCTGGTGTGGGTAACGCAATCGGAGACGGACAACCGCGGCTTCGAGCTGCGGCGGGCCACCGCCGAACAGGGGCCATTTGCCAGAATCACCAGCCAGCTGATTCCTGGGGCAGGCAGCAGCACGGAGCGCCATGAGTACAGCTACCACGACCACACGGCAGCTCCGGACACTGCCTATTACTACCTGCTGGCGGATATCGACTATGCCGGTCGAGTGCGCCTGCACGGCCCCATTCTGGCGCCGGTGGCAGCAGTTCCGGAAAAGGTCTCTTTGGCACAAAACTATCCCAATCCGTTCAACCCCGCGACGTGGATCAGGTTTGAGGTCAGAGAGGCCGGGAGCGTGTCCCTGAAGATCTTTAACATCAAAGGGCAGCTGGTCCGCACCCTGGTGCAAGGGTACCTGGAGGTTGGTCGCCACGAGGTGCGCTGGGACGCCACCGATGACCTCGGCAATCGGGTGCCCAGCGGCATCTACGTCTACACCCTGGAAGCCGAGGGCGTGAAGCTCACCCAGACCATGCAACTTTTGAAGTGA
- a CDS encoding fibronectin type III domain-containing protein: MAMRAKRSWTMLLVAGQCVALLSVPVEHKPTGMGSSPEACSLRIAWQANSEPDVAGYRLHYGPSSHHYLWTLDVGNTTSALVDDLARGMRYYFAVTAYDSTGNESLFSSEVSGVAGVDVSTVIDLQPEEYVVAALREGDQYYVDRTYQIVEIPEAFEGLLWIKTKNDSKFDPQLQVRFSLLRRVRLFVAHDSRVSTPAWLSGDFTLTAAAIRVSDAGNTDFRLWESKRQYQPGETVILGCNGAASAGSMYVVLLRVESAAADLQPQIARSGADLVLSWDALPDAQYYRVYRGEHPYFCPESACAVVGETEFVDEGAATGAGRYYVLEAVRGAGQEPLRRRIGTFGVRLEVGRNLVSVPLQSREGHIRSLLGQTLTGGANALVADRVMKWHGAGYEIAWLVSGTGTPYDGEWMNEAGSAVSTMTLTRGEGFWAEVRKGHQPATLQFFGEVPTDSAHAIVVRPGLNLIGSCYPVSVPLTATGLWEQGVAKGATNSREADRIMAWRGDHYEVAWLVDGTGTNYDGKWLNATGSDTSQLRLEPGKGYWLHIRSGGQPRTWNFPNPFPGR; the protein is encoded by the coding sequence ATGGCGATGCGAGCGAAGAGGTCGTGGACGATGTTGCTGGTGGCCGGACAATGTGTGGCGTTGCTCAGCGTGCCGGTAGAGCACAAGCCGACAGGCATGGGGTCCTCTCCTGAAGCGTGCTCGCTGCGCATCGCTTGGCAGGCCAACAGCGAACCCGACGTGGCCGGCTACAGGCTCCACTACGGCCCCAGTTCGCACCACTACCTCTGGACCCTTGATGTGGGGAACACGACCAGCGCGTTGGTTGACGACCTGGCGCGTGGTATGCGCTACTACTTTGCCGTTACCGCCTACGACAGCACTGGGAACGAAAGCCTCTTCTCCAGTGAGGTCTCTGGCGTTGCCGGCGTCGACGTCAGCACGGTGATAGACCTCCAGCCTGAGGAATACGTGGTGGCGGCCTTGCGTGAGGGAGACCAGTACTACGTGGACCGGACTTACCAGATCGTGGAGATACCGGAGGCTTTTGAGGGCCTGTTGTGGATCAAGACGAAGAACGACAGCAAGTTCGACCCGCAGCTTCAGGTGCGGTTTTCCTTGCTGCGCCGCGTGCGGTTGTTCGTCGCGCACGACAGTCGGGTGTCGACTCCGGCCTGGCTGAGTGGCGATTTCACCCTGACTGCTGCTGCCATTCGCGTCAGCGATGCGGGCAACACCGATTTTCGCCTCTGGGAGTCCAAGCGGCAGTACCAGCCAGGTGAGACAGTGATTCTCGGTTGCAACGGTGCAGCGAGCGCGGGGAGCATGTACGTGGTGCTGCTCAGGGTGGAAAGCGCAGCGGCCGATTTGCAGCCCCAGATCGCCCGCTCCGGGGCGGACCTGGTTCTGTCGTGGGATGCCCTGCCCGACGCCCAGTACTACCGCGTCTATCGCGGCGAGCACCCGTACTTCTGCCCTGAGTCCGCCTGCGCAGTGGTGGGCGAGACCGAATTCGTGGACGAAGGGGCTGCCACAGGGGCCGGCCGCTACTACGTGCTCGAGGCGGTGCGTGGCGCGGGACAGGAGCCTCTCAGGCGTAGAATCGGCACCTTCGGCGTGCGGCTGGAAGTGGGGCGGAACCTGGTTTCGGTGCCACTCCAGAGCCGCGAGGGCCACATTAGGAGCCTGCTGGGACAGACGCTCACCGGAGGAGCCAATGCGTTGGTGGCCGATCGCGTCATGAAATGGCATGGCGCCGGCTACGAGATCGCGTGGCTGGTGAGCGGCACCGGCACGCCATACGATGGAGAGTGGATGAACGAGGCAGGTAGCGCAGTGAGCACGATGACGCTGACCCGAGGCGAAGGGTTCTGGGCGGAGGTGCGCAAGGGCCACCAGCCAGCAACGCTCCAGTTCTTCGGCGAGGTGCCGACCGACAGTGCCCACGCCATCGTGGTCAGGCCTGGGCTCAACCTCATCGGCAGTTGCTATCCGGTGAGCGTGCCGCTCACGGCAACCGGCCTTTGGGAACAGGGCGTAGCCAAGGGCGCGACCAATAGCCGCGAGGCGGATCGGATCATGGCCTGGAGGGGTGACCACTACGAGGTCGCCTGGCTGGTCGACGGCACAGGTACGAATTACGATGGGAAATGGCTGAATGCCACCGGCAGCGACACCTCGCAGTTGCGGCTCGAGCCGGGCAAGGGGTACTGGCTGCACATTCGCAGTGGAGGGCAGCCGCGGACCTGGAACTTTCCAAATCCGTTTCCAGGCCGGTAA
- a CDS encoding S8 family serine peptidase, translating to MVTSEGVALTNADGYHANGWNGFGVKVAVIDAGFGNLDQAIANGELPSAVHLDDFTGTAIGGTTHGTMVAEVVYDMAPGSELYLMKIGDDLDLAEAVDSCIARGVRVINHSMCWPNAGPLDGTGPICAIVDTASAHGIVWVNAAGNHARRHYRAHFSDSDGNGWHDFAVGASIDEFNNLGSVSVGASVGVYLSWNDWWYSDQDYDLFLYYYDAGSGSWVVYDSSTTRQTGSQWPVESISVLMDRSAQLAVRIRKTAADGSQELTLFTNYYDLEYRHEASSVLIPGDAARALTVGAVLASQWHTGPQVYYSSQGPTYDGRVKPDLMGPTSVSVFTGGGLFGGTSAAAPHVAGSAVLLLDRFPEWSPSQVFARLEESVSHDYGDPGKDNVFGSGTVHNDDLVAVELTNLQVAQVGSCARLTWETHSETENLGFEVYRAQDALEARVKLTSELIPGAGTTTETNLYVFEDDRVEAGQAYWYWLADVDCRGRRTLHGPATITIKALPREYALAQNSPNPFNPVTHISFTLPVDGHVELRVYNMLGQLLRTLVDGQVPAGVHSVTWDGKDEAGTSLPGGIYLCVLRANGFRATRKMVLTR from the coding sequence ATGGTGACCAGTGAAGGGGTGGCGCTCACCAATGCCGACGGTTATCATGCCAATGGCTGGAATGGCTTCGGCGTGAAGGTGGCAGTGATCGATGCCGGCTTTGGCAATCTTGACCAGGCGATTGCCAATGGGGAGCTGCCCAGTGCCGTGCACCTGGATGACTTTACCGGCACCGCTATTGGTGGGACTACTCACGGCACTATGGTGGCCGAGGTGGTGTACGACATGGCGCCAGGAAGCGAGCTCTACCTGATGAAGATTGGCGATGACCTTGATCTTGCTGAGGCGGTGGACAGCTGCATTGCCAGAGGCGTGCGGGTGATCAACCACTCCATGTGCTGGCCGAATGCTGGCCCCCTGGACGGCACCGGCCCCATTTGCGCCATTGTGGACACCGCCTCTGCTCATGGCATCGTGTGGGTGAACGCCGCAGGCAACCATGCCCGTCGGCACTATCGTGCGCACTTCTCCGACAGCGACGGCAACGGATGGCACGACTTTGCGGTGGGCGCCAGCATCGACGAGTTCAACAACCTCGGCTCCGTCAGTGTCGGGGCATCGGTGGGCGTGTACCTCTCGTGGAACGACTGGTGGTACTCCGATCAAGACTATGACCTGTTCCTGTACTACTACGATGCAGGCAGTGGGTCCTGGGTGGTGTATGACTCTTCCACGACCAGGCAGACCGGGAGCCAGTGGCCTGTGGAAAGCATATCGGTGCTCATGGATCGCTCGGCGCAACTGGCGGTGCGCATTCGCAAGACGGCTGCGGACGGGTCCCAGGAGCTGACCCTCTTCACGAACTACTACGACCTGGAGTATCGCCATGAAGCGAGCAGCGTCCTCATCCCAGGGGACGCCGCGCGCGCCCTCACCGTCGGGGCGGTGCTTGCCAGCCAGTGGCACACTGGACCGCAGGTCTACTACAGCTCGCAAGGGCCGACTTATGACGGCAGAGTGAAGCCCGACCTCATGGGCCCCACGAGCGTGTCGGTGTTCACTGGAGGCGGGTTGTTCGGCGGCACCTCAGCGGCAGCACCGCACGTGGCGGGGTCTGCGGTTCTGTTGCTCGACCGCTTCCCGGAGTGGAGCCCCTCCCAGGTATTTGCTCGATTGGAAGAATCCGTCTCCCATGATTACGGGGACCCCGGCAAGGACAATGTTTTCGGCTCGGGCACAGTACACAACGACGACTTGGTAGCTGTAGAACTCACTAACCTTCAAGTCGCTCAGGTGGGGTCATGTGCACGGCTCACTTGGGAGACCCACAGCGAAACGGAGAACCTTGGCTTCGAGGTCTACCGGGCGCAGGATGCGCTGGAGGCGCGCGTGAAGCTGACCTCGGAGCTCATTCCAGGAGCTGGCACTACGACCGAGACGAACCTCTACGTCTTCGAGGACGACAGGGTGGAGGCTGGACAAGCCTACTGGTATTGGCTGGCGGATGTGGATTGCCGAGGCAGGCGCACGCTGCACGGGCCGGCCACAATCACCATCAAGGCGTTGCCCCGGGAGTATGCGCTCGCGCAGAACAGCCCGAACCCGTTCAATCCTGTCACGCACATCTCGTTCACTCTACCTGTGGATGGACATGTGGAGTTGCGGGTGTACAACATGCTTGGCCAGCTTCTCAGGACGTTGGTGGACGGGCAGGTGCCCGCAGGTGTGCACAGCGTGACTTGGGACGGCAAGGACGAGGCGGGTACGTCGCTCCCAGGGGGCATCTATCTCTGCGTCCTGCGCGCCAATGGCTTTCGTGCCACGCGCAAGATGGTGCTGACCCGCTAA
- a CDS encoding Wzz/FepE/Etk N-terminal domain-containing protein gives MESYACDRSASMRRVLRVLFKRKRMITLLFLSTVATVAVGTFTVRPLYRASATILVDWEKDAEKTLIIELNWWLRRSNYDQIAAEMQILKSRPIAERVVKALGMAKAGGTGADSARFEQMVAMVQKGLKVEQTKETNLLQVTYSDHDPKRAAAIANCIVEQYSRHRAELAKDVRTYAFFDEQIKMAAAKLDELERREAEFKRQEGVVVPEGEAEILYKKLADYDQALTEVRTKRIGKESKLRVYREGLNGNGPVVIPSTETSDSPSREEYLSRLKTELLAQELERNRLRQRYTASHPQVVAAEKQVALVQEKLRQELREIIAEEEANLRALRAEEASLEARIAEVQGQLKRFASNAYELGRISRGIKETQELYSVLLKQREEARLALSRQDQLVQVKVVSAAVPPQAPVRPNRPLYLLVGVLLGGLVALGSAFFVESLDNSIESAEDVRRALGFPVLASIAETGLPLPLGAGQRR, from the coding sequence ATGGAAAGCTATGCATGCGATCGCTCAGCGTCGATGCGCCGGGTGCTGAGGGTCCTGTTCAAGCGGAAGAGGATGATTACCCTCCTCTTTCTGTCCACGGTGGCTACCGTGGCCGTGGGCACCTTCACCGTACGGCCGCTCTATCGGGCCAGCGCGACCATCCTGGTCGATTGGGAGAAGGACGCCGAGAAGACGCTCATCATCGAGCTCAACTGGTGGCTGCGGCGGAGCAACTACGACCAGATTGCCGCCGAGATGCAGATCCTCAAGAGCCGGCCCATCGCTGAGCGGGTGGTGAAGGCACTTGGCATGGCCAAGGCCGGTGGCACCGGAGCCGACAGTGCCCGCTTTGAGCAGATGGTGGCCATGGTGCAGAAGGGGCTGAAGGTGGAACAGACCAAAGAGACCAACCTGCTGCAGGTCACCTATAGCGACCATGACCCCAAGCGGGCTGCTGCCATTGCCAACTGCATCGTCGAGCAGTACTCGCGGCACCGGGCAGAGCTGGCTAAGGACGTGCGCACCTACGCTTTCTTTGATGAGCAGATCAAGATGGCTGCGGCCAAGCTCGATGAGCTGGAGCGACGCGAGGCCGAGTTCAAACGGCAGGAAGGTGTGGTGGTGCCAGAAGGGGAGGCGGAGATCCTCTACAAGAAGCTGGCCGACTATGATCAGGCGCTCACCGAGGTGCGCACCAAGCGCATCGGCAAGGAGTCGAAGCTGCGGGTGTACCGCGAGGGGCTGAACGGCAATGGGCCGGTGGTCATCCCCAGCACCGAAACCAGCGACAGTCCCAGTCGCGAGGAATACCTGTCGCGCCTGAAAACGGAACTGCTGGCCCAGGAGCTGGAAAGGAATCGTCTCCGTCAGCGCTACACGGCCAGCCATCCGCAGGTGGTCGCCGCCGAAAAGCAGGTTGCCCTGGTGCAGGAGAAGCTCCGCCAGGAACTGCGCGAAATCATCGCTGAGGAGGAGGCTAACCTGCGGGCTCTGCGGGCCGAGGAGGCCTCGTTGGAAGCGAGGATCGCCGAAGTGCAAGGCCAGCTCAAACGATTTGCCAGCAATGCTTACGAGCTCGGCCGCATTTCGCGGGGCATCAAGGAGACCCAGGAGCTTTACTCGGTCCTGCTCAAGCAGCGGGAAGAAGCCCGCCTGGCCCTTTCCCGCCAGGATCAGTTGGTGCAGGTGAAGGTGGTGAGCGCCGCGGTGCCACCGCAGGCGCCGGTGCGGCCCAACCGTCCGCTCTACCTGCTGGTGGGGGTGCTCCTCGGCGGGCTGGTGGCGTTGGGCTCCGCTTTCTTTGTGGAGTCCCTGGACAACTCTATCGAAAGCGCAGAGGACGTGCGCCGGGCCTTGGGCTTTCCGGTGCTGGCCTCCATCGCCGAGACGGGTCTTCCGCTCCCGCTCGGTGCTGGACAAAGGAGATGA
- a CDS encoding T9SS type A sorting domain-containing protein, protein MMRRTISKGTVLLCAVLLTGVTACLGLLVRSDKAGAKELDGDDYMQVTLPPITGHVDMVAGGVGLVTGSGTFQLVVPEGVTIEAAYLYWGGQDSNSPPNHWGDPEVELQIDGGASTTITGQLIGMTTAIAGRFRFSYRADVTAKITPGTHMVSLSGFDPGLLGSSGRAFGGGILVVYSKPDLPLATISIADGVDYFLFSKFHPTSQILRFGFSAAPVARTTELLLMVGGVEEDEATGLWYQVGSDAIPAGSIVDAPGAVDYDHSSSPVNGEDTDPFHSANGQEWDILTMSVQLPAESAWLAVQIESQSDSPYGKRSASGIWVVCAMRLPLVGMGSIGDFVWNDADGDGVQDEGEQGIDGVTVILREGSEGETERITWTVTGDNPATEEVEHGWYRFTGLTAGHYLVDVDDTTLPVNFAGLPPILTTAGDPLVVDLAEGQDYDDADFGYMENPVPVELTSFSAVWHNEEVHLRWSTASETENMGFDVYRAEGEDGPFVKINKALIPGAGNASVLHTYTYVDRDVELGKGYYYKLADVDYRGRIRLHGPISVASGPVPMVYELQQNYPNPFNPETTIRFHVKSEGRVWIGIYNAAGQLVRHLADEIMSAGSHSLVWNGKNDAGEPLSSGTYFCVMRVNGVELSKKVLLTR, encoded by the coding sequence ATGATGAGGCGAACAATAAGCAAAGGCACTGTGTTGCTTTGCGCAGTGCTGCTGACGGGGGTGACAGCTTGCCTCGGCCTGCTTGTGCGCAGCGACAAGGCGGGTGCCAAGGAACTCGACGGCGACGACTATATGCAGGTGACTCTGCCGCCAATCACCGGCCACGTGGACATGGTGGCAGGGGGCGTGGGTTTGGTCACTGGCAGCGGCACCTTCCAGTTGGTCGTGCCTGAGGGAGTAACCATCGAGGCGGCGTATCTGTACTGGGGCGGGCAGGACAGCAATTCTCCGCCGAACCATTGGGGTGACCCTGAAGTTGAGCTGCAAATCGACGGTGGGGCCAGCACCACGATCACTGGCCAATTGATCGGCATGACCACAGCAATTGCCGGGCGCTTCCGGTTCAGCTACCGGGCGGATGTCACTGCGAAGATCACTCCGGGCACGCACATGGTGAGCCTGTCGGGCTTTGATCCTGGCCTGCTGGGCTCCTCTGGGCGGGCCTTCGGTGGTGGCATTCTGGTGGTCTACAGCAAGCCGGATCTGCCGCTTGCCACCATCTCCATCGCCGACGGCGTGGACTACTTCCTGTTCTCCAAGTTTCATCCCACGAGCCAAATCTTGCGGTTCGGCTTTAGCGCCGCACCTGTGGCGCGCACCACGGAGCTGCTCCTCATGGTCGGTGGAGTGGAGGAGGACGAGGCCACGGGCCTGTGGTACCAGGTGGGCAGCGACGCCATCCCAGCAGGCAGCATCGTGGATGCCCCGGGAGCCGTCGATTACGACCACTCCTCAAGCCCAGTGAACGGCGAGGATACCGATCCGTTCCATTCAGCCAATGGTCAGGAGTGGGACATTCTCACGATGAGTGTCCAGCTCCCTGCCGAGAGCGCCTGGTTGGCGGTGCAGATCGAGTCCCAGTCGGACAGCCCCTACGGCAAACGTTCAGCCAGTGGCATCTGGGTCGTGTGCGCCATGCGTCTGCCCCTGGTTGGCATGGGCTCGATCGGCGACTTTGTCTGGAACGACGCGGACGGCGACGGCGTGCAGGATGAGGGCGAACAGGGGATAGACGGCGTCACCGTCATCCTGCGAGAAGGCAGCGAAGGTGAGACGGAGCGGATCACCTGGACAGTGACCGGCGATAACCCGGCCACCGAAGAGGTCGAGCATGGCTGGTACCGTTTCACCGGCCTGACTGCCGGCCACTACCTGGTGGACGTGGATGACACCACGCTGCCAGTGAACTTCGCCGGGCTGCCCCCCATCTTGACCACTGCCGGGGACCCCTTGGTGGTGGACCTTGCCGAAGGTCAGGACTATGACGATGCCGACTTTGGCTACATGGAGAACCCGGTGCCCGTGGAGCTCACGTCGTTTTCGGCAGTGTGGCACAACGAGGAGGTGCATCTGCGCTGGAGCACGGCGTCGGAGACCGAGAACATGGGCTTTGACGTCTACCGCGCCGAAGGGGAAGACGGCCCGTTTGTCAAGATCAACAAGGCGCTCATCCCTGGAGCCGGGAATGCCAGTGTGTTGCACACCTACACCTACGTGGACCGCGATGTCGAGCTTGGCAAGGGCTACTACTACAAGCTGGCCGACGTTGACTACCGCGGGCGCATTCGTCTCCATGGGCCTATCTCGGTGGCCTCTGGTCCGGTGCCCATGGTCTACGAGCTCCAGCAGAACTACCCGAACCCGTTCAACCCGGAGACCACCATTCGTTTCCATGTCAAGAGCGAGGGCAGGGTGTGGATCGGCATCTACAACGCAGCTGGGCAGCTGGTGCGCCACCTGGCGGACGAGATTATGAGCGCCGGCAGCCACTCCTTGGTGTGGAACGGCAAGAACGACGCGGGTGAGCCGCTCTCCAGCGGCACTTATTTCTGCGTCATGCGCGTCAACGGCGTGGAACTGAGCAAGAAGGTCCTCCTCACCAGATAG
- a CDS encoding AAA family ATPase, with the protein MYTEHFGLKEIPFDVNPDPRYLFPSPDHQEGLTRMMYGVKMRKGLIVLIGEAGTGKTTLLHTLIRHLGEEAVSAWVFNTTLEAEDLLRYVCRDFGVQVRSENRAEMLLDLYQFLIRNFERKRNALLIVDEAQNLSPKTLEEIRLLTNLETSNTKLVQILLVGQPPLEERLRLPELRQFRQRVAVRFRLRPLGREQVAEYVMHRLKVAGAKAPQRLFAPDALAEVYRLSAGVPRIINCICDNALLHAFIMDRTYVDASLIRSLAREGLLAAPEPQVATLQGMEGRRNGTGCRFEAVDVGALGGVNSVRVVDRIA; encoded by the coding sequence ATGTACACTGAGCACTTTGGGCTAAAAGAAATCCCCTTCGACGTGAACCCGGACCCGCGCTATCTCTTTCCCAGTCCGGATCACCAAGAGGGGTTGACGCGCATGATGTACGGCGTCAAGATGCGCAAGGGCCTCATTGTGCTGATAGGCGAGGCTGGGACTGGCAAGACCACGCTCCTGCACACCCTCATCCGCCACTTGGGAGAGGAGGCCGTCAGCGCCTGGGTCTTCAACACCACGCTGGAAGCTGAAGACCTCCTGCGCTATGTGTGCCGCGACTTTGGCGTGCAAGTGAGGTCCGAGAACCGGGCGGAGATGCTCCTGGACCTGTACCAGTTCCTGATCCGCAATTTTGAGCGCAAGCGCAACGCGCTGCTCATCGTGGACGAGGCCCAGAACTTGAGCCCGAAGACGTTGGAGGAGATTCGCCTCCTGACGAATCTGGAGACCTCCAACACGAAGCTGGTGCAGATCCTCTTGGTGGGGCAGCCACCGCTGGAGGAGAGGCTCCGCCTCCCCGAGCTGCGGCAGTTCCGCCAGAGGGTGGCAGTCCGATTTCGGTTGCGTCCCTTGGGGCGCGAGCAGGTGGCAGAGTACGTCATGCACCGTCTGAAGGTCGCAGGGGCCAAGGCGCCGCAGCGGCTCTTCGCGCCCGATGCCCTGGCCGAGGTCTACCGGTTGTCCGCAGGCGTGCCGCGCATCATCAATTGCATCTGCGACAACGCCTTGCTGCACGCCTTCATCATGGACAGGACGTACGTCGATGCCAGCTTGATCCGGAGCCTTGCGCGAGAGGGGCTGCTGGCCGCCCCCGAGCCACAGGTGGCCACTCTCCAGGGCATGGAAGGGCGGCGCAATGGCACAGGATGCCGATTCGAAGCAGTGGACGTCGGAGCGTTGGGCGGGGTTAATTCGGTGCGCGTCGTTGACCGCATCGCGTAG